Within Thermoleophilia bacterium, the genomic segment TCGCGTGCGGTGAACATCCTCCTCTAGGGAGCGTTCCCCGATACGGATCCGTGGGCGCCGTTCGCCCCCAACCCCTACCGTTGGCGCCCATATGGGATCTCACGCTGGGTTGTTCAAGGGCGGAGGGGCCTTCCAGAGAGACGTTCGCGCCCTCGTGGCCTCCACGCTCACCTCGGATGACATCCGCCGGGGTCGCCGCCGCTTTCACCTGAAGGCGGTGACCATCGCCCTATGGGCCGCCGCGACCTACGTCTGGCTCGTGTGGTTCGCCGCCGGTCCGGTGGGTCTTGTCGTCGGCTGTGTGTCGATGGGGTTTGCACTGGGCGGTGTGGGTTTCTGTATCCAGCACGACGCCAACCATGGCGCGGTCGGCCCGCGCTCGCGCATCTTGGGCTACTCCCTTGACCTCGTCGGGGTCTCCTCGTACTTCTGGCGCGAACGCCACAATCACCTGCACCACACGTTCACCAACATCGTGGACGCGGACGGCGACATCGACCAACTACCGTTCGCGCGCCTCGCTCCCGAGCAGCGCTGGATGTGGAACCACCAGGGGCAGCACGTGTACATGTGGTTCCTGTACGGCATGTACGCCGTGAAGAGCGTGTTGCTCGCTGATGTCCTCTCGATGGTCATGGGGATGAAGCACACCAGCGCTCCGACGCCGCGTCCTCGTGGTGGCACGCTCGCCGGGTTCATCGTTGCCAAGGTGCTGTTCATCGGATGGGCATTGGTGCTGCCGTTCGTTTTCCGCCCGGCTTGGTTGGTGGTCGTGGCTGCGTTCGCCGTCCTCTGGCTGCTGGGAATCTTGCTTGCCGTCGTGTTCCAGCTCGCGCACTGCGTCGAGGAGGTCTCGTTCTCGTCCACGCGCGAGATCCGCGAGACGGGTGCGCCGATGGAATGGGCACGCCACCAGGTCGAGACCACCGCAGACTTCGCCCAGGGCAATCGGTTGGTCACCTGGTACCTCGGCGGCCTGAACTACCAGATCGAGCACCATGTGTTCTCAAATGTGTGCCACCTGCACTATCCGAAGCTCGCGCCGGGGCTCCGGGAGGTCTGCGAGCGCCACGGGGTGGACTACTTCGCGCACCCCTCACTGGGCTCGGCGCTCGCGTCGCACGGGCGATGGCTGCACATGATGGGCCGCCGGCCCACCGCGGACCCCGTGCCGGTCAGCGCCTAGGCGCGAGGCGATCAGGTCTGGTCAAGCGCGTCCCACAAATGCTTGCCCACTGTTCCGTTCAGGACTGGATCGAGGAATGCTCGGCCGACGTGAAGCGCCTGCTCGAAGTCGACGGGCGGCTGGCGAATCAGGGTCGTCCACCTCCGGCTCCAGTCCGCGGCCTGATCGGACTCGAGTTCGAAGGTCGTCGGTAGCCCGTCGGGCAGCGTCTCGGATCGGCGCTGCCCCTCCCTTCGCAGGGCGTCGATTACGGCGTTGCCGTCGATCCCGTCAACTTGGAGGGCGATGGCGGCGATGTCGGCGAGGTCGCGTGCTCGCGAGGAGTGCGTGTCTCCGCGCCCGCCAATGGAGCGCCCTAGAGTTCCTCGCATTCGTAACCAATGCGCCCGCCGTAGAGGTCGGCGACTGGAACGGGGCCGGTCCCTCCGGCGGCGAGCCTCTAGTCCTTGTGTCCCGAGCCGAAGCGGTAGCGGTCGCCGAGACCGCGCTCGCCTGGGACCTACAGCTGTCCCGATAGGGGCTGACATCGGGGCCGGGCCGGACGGGTTTGACCTCCTGACGTCCGCGCTCGGCTCCTAGCCGTCGGTGATTCGGTCGCCGACTTCTATCTCCGCGACATCGAGGACAGAACGCGCAACGATTCCGCAAGCTCCGGTGTTTCCGTCCGGCTGCCCAGGCATTGTGCCGGTTGCGACCCGGGAGAGGGTCGTGCGTAGCTGTGTCCTGACCCGCTTCCGCCGGTCCGACTGGTAACACATGTCCGAGCGGGCATCTCGCCTGCTCTTGTAACCAATCGAGCCAAAGGAGCTCACATGGCATCAGCCAGGAAGAAGCCCACGACCCCGCCGAAGTTCCGGCGCGCGGACACGGGTCGCTACACGACGCCGGGGTATGCGAAGAAGCATCCCAAGACCACGGTCAAGGAGTCGAAGTAGCAATAGCCGGACGAGCAACTCAGCGCGTACAACGCTGAGCTACTCGCCCTAGAAGGAAGGCACCGCTTCTGGAGTTAACCGGGGCGCGGTGTCCCTCCTCTTCTTCTATCAGGAAGCACGATTCCCTCGCGCCGGGAGGAGAATCCATTTACTCCGACCACTCGTTGAGTCGAGTGTAGGCATCGGAGAGGTCGACCCTCTCGACGCGCGGGTCGGTCCGCAGGCGGTTGAGGTAGAGGACGTGTCCGTTGATGTGCGGTTTGTAGGTCGCGATTTCCTCGGCGACCTTCCGGCTCAGCTTCAGTGCTTCGGTGACTTGGAACTCCTCATCGAAGATCACGGCGATCACGCTGTCGTACTCGCGGTCGCGGATCGGCGAGAGGTTCGTCCGCTTGTTGGTGCTCGTGTTGCGCGCGGCCTTGACCTGGATGCGCTCGCCGCCGGGAGCAAGAACGTCCCATCCGGCCTGCGCGAAGGAGCCGCGCTCCCCGCCGTAGTGACCGTGGACAATCGCCTCGGCAATGTCACCGACCGGGTTGTTGTTCGACCGGACCACGTCCCGGCGGCGAAGCTCGCGCATGACCGCTGTCCAGTCACGAAGGAGGTCGCCGGTGGATCGGGCGGTCGGATCGTACTTCATCTTGCCACGGTACCGACCGTGGTGCCGGACACCCGACCAGACGGCCCTCCGGGACCCGACGGTGTTCGGAATGCCCCAAAACGCGCAAACCCCGCGCACTTTCGTTTCGAGTCCGTGACACACTCGCCGAGTCCCGGGTCCAACGAGACCAACGCAGGCCTCTCAGCGCCCGACGGCTCCCCTTGCGTCGCCCTTATCGCCCTTACGAACGACAGCTATCGACGGGTTTCGACGGAGTTCGCCGGGCGTCGCCGTGACGGGCTCGAACGGGCCTCAAACCACGCATACGCCCTGTAGACAAAGAGAAGGGCCCGATTTCTCGGGCCTTTCTGAGGAGTAGCGGGGGCGGGATTCGAACCCGCGACCTTCGGGTTATGAGCCCGACGAGCTACCAGACTGCTCCACCCCGCGGCGGTTCGTGAAATGTAGCACCGCCGGGAGCTCCTCCGAGGCGGTGCAGGGGGCGAACGGCCATGAGGCCGTTCGGATTCCGTGAACTGTGGCCCGATCGCTGACACATGGTGTGGAGATGGGCCGCAGGCGACCTATGGTGGGTGCGTGGCCACTACGGCCGGTTTCGCCCACGCACGACCGGATGGAGATAGGTTGACGATGAAATCACGCAAGCGCATCGTGATGATCGCGCACGACAACCGGAAGCGGGACATGCTCGACTGGGCGCGTGCCAACTACCCGGTGTTGCGCCACCACGAGCTGTACGCCACGGGCA encodes:
- a CDS encoding acyl-CoA desaturase, with the protein product MGSHAGLFKGGGAFQRDVRALVASTLTSDDIRRGRRRFHLKAVTIALWAAATYVWLVWFAAGPVGLVVGCVSMGFALGGVGFCIQHDANHGAVGPRSRILGYSLDLVGVSSYFWRERHNHLHHTFTNIVDADGDIDQLPFARLAPEQRWMWNHQGQHVYMWFLYGMYAVKSVLLADVLSMVMGMKHTSAPTPRPRGGTLAGFIVAKVLFIGWALVLPFVFRPAWLVVVAAFAVLWLLGILLAVVFQLAHCVEEVSFSSTREIRETGAPMEWARHQVETTADFAQGNRLVTWYLGGLNYQIEHHVFSNVCHLHYPKLAPGLREVCERHGVDYFAHPSLGSALASHGRWLHMMGRRPTADPVPVSA